One window of Dyadobacter sandarakinus genomic DNA carries:
- a CDS encoding type IA DNA topoisomerase, translated as MKVCIAEKPSVARDIAGVIGANQRRDGYFEGNGYQVTWTFGHFCTLKEPHDYTERWKAWRLEDLPMIPPSFGIKLIDNAGALKQFGVIESLVSQCEEVINCGDAGQEGELIQRWVLLKAKCNVPVKRLWISSLTEQAIREGFEKLKDSEIYNNLYAAGSARAIGDWLLGMNATRLFTKKFGQGKVVLSIGRVQTPTLALIVQRQKEINAFVSEEYWELKTIYRETEFTATIERLKSEEKAQKGLAYLLQHDFEITAFEKKEGREGNPKLFDLTSLQVEANKKYGYSAEETLKHTQNLYEKKFITYPRVDTTYLSEDIYPKVEGILRELTFYAEFTAPLLLKPIPKSKNVFDDKKVTDHHAIIPTGVLPNHVSQDEKRIYDLVARRFIAVFYPECKVSNTTILGKVGQVEFKATGKQILEPGWRALYANDKKENDAKKEEEEKVMPNFEVGERGPHEPRVHQGKTTPPKAYTEATLLRAMETAGKQVEDEEMRELLKDNGIGRPSTRANIIETLFKRRYIEKKKKNIVATQTGIDLIDTIENELLKSAELTGNWERKLRLIEKGDYSMETFKQELIQMVVDLTQEVKNNRGKAISVTADAPAEIMIEEKEKKPAKPRAPKEEINIESLTCPKCKSHLLKKGKTAYGCSNFQACGFKIPFEFLGKKLTDKHVFDLLSKGRTARIKGLQIPGNPEPIDAKLVMNGDFNFEVG; from the coding sequence ATGAAAGTGTGTATTGCCGAAAAGCCCAGTGTGGCCAGGGATATTGCGGGAGTGATCGGTGCGAATCAGCGCCGGGACGGGTATTTTGAGGGAAACGGATATCAGGTGACCTGGACCTTCGGGCATTTTTGCACCTTGAAAGAGCCCCACGACTACACCGAGCGCTGGAAAGCATGGCGGCTGGAAGATCTGCCGATGATCCCGCCTAGCTTTGGTATCAAGCTGATCGATAATGCAGGTGCGTTAAAGCAATTTGGCGTGATTGAAAGTCTGGTGAGTCAATGCGAAGAGGTGATCAACTGCGGGGATGCAGGGCAGGAGGGCGAGCTGATCCAGCGGTGGGTGCTGCTGAAAGCCAAATGCAATGTGCCCGTGAAGCGGCTCTGGATCTCGTCGCTCACCGAGCAGGCGATCCGCGAGGGTTTTGAGAAGCTGAAAGACAGCGAGATTTACAACAATTTATACGCAGCCGGCAGCGCCCGCGCAATCGGCGACTGGCTGCTGGGCATGAATGCGACACGCCTGTTTACCAAAAAATTCGGGCAGGGAAAGGTAGTGCTGAGCATCGGGCGGGTGCAGACACCTACGCTCGCGCTGATCGTGCAGCGGCAGAAGGAGATCAATGCATTTGTTTCGGAGGAGTATTGGGAGTTGAAAACCATTTACCGGGAAACAGAATTCACGGCGACCATCGAGCGGCTTAAAAGTGAAGAAAAAGCGCAAAAAGGCCTCGCTTATCTGTTGCAGCACGATTTTGAAATCACTGCATTTGAAAAGAAAGAAGGCAGAGAAGGAAACCCGAAGTTGTTTGACCTGACTTCCCTGCAAGTGGAGGCCAATAAAAAGTACGGCTACTCCGCCGAGGAAACCTTAAAGCACACCCAAAATCTTTACGAAAAGAAATTCATTACCTATCCCCGCGTCGATACCACTTATCTCTCGGAAGATATCTATCCGAAAGTCGAGGGCATTTTAAGAGAACTTACCTTCTACGCTGAATTCACAGCTCCGCTTTTGTTAAAGCCGATTCCGAAATCAAAGAATGTTTTCGACGATAAAAAGGTAACCGATCACCACGCGATTATTCCGACCGGTGTCTTGCCCAATCATGTTAGTCAGGATGAAAAACGCATTTATGACCTCGTGGCCCGGCGGTTTATTGCTGTATTTTATCCCGAATGTAAAGTTTCGAATACAACGATTTTGGGGAAAGTCGGTCAGGTGGAATTTAAGGCGACGGGCAAGCAAATCCTTGAACCGGGCTGGCGGGCGCTTTATGCAAATGATAAAAAGGAAAACGACGCGAAAAAGGAAGAGGAAGAAAAGGTAATGCCCAATTTTGAGGTAGGCGAAAGAGGTCCGCACGAACCCCGCGTGCACCAGGGAAAAACCACACCCCCCAAAGCCTACACAGAAGCTACCCTGCTGCGCGCCATGGAGACAGCCGGCAAACAGGTGGAAGATGAAGAAATGCGCGAGCTTCTGAAAGACAATGGGATAGGCCGCCCGTCCACGCGGGCCAATATCATCGAAACACTGTTCAAAAGGCGTTACATTGAAAAGAAAAAGAAGAACATTGTAGCGACACAAACGGGCATTGACCTCATTGATACCATTGAAAACGAGCTGCTGAAAAGTGCAGAGCTCACGGGCAACTGGGAACGTAAGCTGCGGCTGATCGAAAAGGGTGATTATTCCATGGAAACCTTTAAGCAGGAGCTGATCCAGATGGTGGTGGACCTGACGCAGGAAGTGAAAAACAACCGCGGAAAAGCAATCAGCGTGACAGCAGACGCGCCTGCTGAAATTATGATTGAAGAAAAAGAGAAAAAACCCGCCAAACCCAGAGCGCCCAAGGAGGAGATCAATATCGAATCACTCACCTGCCCGAAATGTAAATCGCATTTGCTCAAAAAAGGAAAAACGGCTTACGGGTGTTCCAATTTCCAGGCCTGCGGATTTAAGATTCCATTTGAATTTTTAGGTAAAAAACTGACCGACAAGCATGTCTTTGATCTCCTGAGCAAAGGCCGTACTGCCAGGATTAAAGGATTGCAGATTCCCGGAAATCCCGAGCCAATCGACGCAAAGCTCGTCATGAACGGGGATTTTAATTTTGAAGTAGGCTGA
- a CDS encoding type II toxin-antitoxin system RelE/ParE family toxin: MHYFQTRFLEEANQFIASLDVKAAKKVFYNIDVAEQTNDPKLLKKLKNDIWELRTTYGGLQIRLLAFWDKTDGKNTLVIATHGFIKKTDKVPRKEIERAIKIRSTYFNNK; this comes from the coding sequence ATGCACTATTTTCAAACCCGGTTTCTGGAAGAAGCCAACCAATTCATCGCTAGCCTTGATGTAAAAGCTGCGAAAAAAGTGTTTTACAACATTGATGTCGCTGAACAAACCAACGACCCAAAGCTTCTAAAAAAATTGAAAAATGATATTTGGGAACTTCGCACTACTTACGGGGGATTGCAAATAAGGCTACTTGCATTCTGGGACAAAACAGATGGGAAAAATACTTTGGTAATTGCTACCCACGGATTTATTAAAAAGACAGACAAAGTCCCAAGAAAAGAAATTGAACGAGCAATAAAGATCAGATCAACGTACTTTAATAATAAATAA
- a CDS encoding helix-turn-helix domain-containing protein yields MAAKEMKSYSLTEMKDKYIGKVGTTERDEYEYELRMDILGRMIKSARQERNLTQEQLGRLVGVQKSQISKLESSTNSATIDTIMKVFKALKAEIHFNVTLEDQYLKLI; encoded by the coding sequence ATGGCAGCCAAAGAAATGAAATCATACTCACTGACCGAGATGAAAGACAAATACATCGGAAAGGTCGGAACTACTGAACGGGATGAATACGAATATGAACTTCGTATGGATATTTTGGGACGAATGATAAAAAGTGCACGGCAAGAACGCAACTTAACGCAAGAACAGTTAGGCCGGCTTGTCGGTGTGCAAAAATCTCAAATTTCCAAGTTAGAAAGTAGCACGAATAGTGCAACTATTGATACAATTATGAAAGTATTTAAGGCTTTGAAGGCTGAGATTCATTTCAATGTTACTTTGGAAGATCAGTATTTGAAATTGATATAA
- a CDS encoding carboxylesterase/lipase family protein, with product MKAIIMTILAALQLTHFATAQTQKEAPAPTAKTVNGTVEGVQEQSGIRAFKGIPFAAPPVGALRWREPQPVKNWQGVRKTIKFGPRAMQNAVFGDMGFRSDGMSEDCLYLNVWTPAKSAKEKLPVLVYFYGGGFVAGDGSEGRYDGESMAQKGIVSLTVNYRLGVFGFYASEDLTKESPHKASGNYGYLDQAAALAWVKNNIAAFGGDPNRVTIAGESAGSLSVSALMASPLSKNLFAAAIGESGSVLGTLPPVPLSQAEQAGAKFNEQLGKKTLTDMRAIPAEELLKATAGPGVPRFSSAVDGYFFPEPPLKTFREGRQSQVPLLAGWNTEEMNYRMVLGKEAPTAANYTTAVQKLYGEQAEKVLKEYSASSDEEVEQVATDLAGDRFIGFGTWKWIDLQSKTGGGKPVYRYLYGRPRPAMNAEAGNVTANLAGGVSKNTDAAAPKAPLPKGAVHSAEIEYAMGNLSYNKVYAWTPEDQKVSATMQEYFANFIKTHNPNGKGLPEWKPVKAEGDAPYMYIDVDTRLETDKHKGRYLLMDEMATKN from the coding sequence ATGAAAGCGATTATAATGACCATTCTGGCGGCACTGCAGCTGACGCATTTTGCAACCGCCCAGACTCAGAAAGAAGCTCCCGCCCCAACAGCCAAAACAGTGAATGGAACCGTTGAGGGTGTGCAGGAGCAGTCGGGTATCCGGGCATTTAAAGGTATTCCTTTCGCTGCGCCTCCGGTGGGTGCACTTCGCTGGCGCGAGCCGCAACCGGTCAAAAACTGGCAGGGTGTGCGCAAGACGATCAAGTTCGGGCCGAGGGCTATGCAAAATGCTGTTTTTGGTGATATGGGCTTCCGGTCGGATGGAATGAGTGAAGATTGCCTGTACCTGAATGTGTGGACACCCGCCAAGTCCGCAAAAGAAAAACTGCCCGTTCTGGTTTATTTCTACGGCGGCGGATTTGTGGCTGGTGACGGTTCCGAAGGTCGTTACGATGGAGAGAGCATGGCACAAAAAGGCATTGTGAGCCTGACCGTGAACTATCGTCTGGGCGTTTTCGGGTTTTATGCCTCAGAGGATCTGACCAAAGAATCGCCGCACAAAGCATCCGGAAATTATGGCTACCTGGATCAGGCAGCTGCATTGGCATGGGTGAAGAATAATATTGCGGCATTCGGAGGTGATCCCAACCGGGTTACCATTGCAGGAGAGTCGGCCGGATCGCTGTCGGTCAGCGCATTGATGGCTTCACCCCTTTCCAAAAATCTGTTCGCGGCAGCGATCGGTGAAAGTGGGTCGGTGCTGGGCACGCTGCCTCCGGTGCCGCTAAGCCAGGCGGAGCAGGCGGGCGCGAAATTCAATGAGCAGCTGGGCAAAAAAACGTTGACGGACATGCGCGCCATTCCTGCAGAAGAATTGTTGAAAGCGACTGCCGGCCCGGGAGTTCCCCGGTTTTCTTCGGCTGTGGACGGCTACTTTTTTCCTGAACCGCCTTTGAAAACATTCCGGGAGGGCAGGCAATCGCAGGTACCCTTACTGGCAGGATGGAATACGGAAGAGATGAATTACCGCATGGTTTTGGGTAAAGAAGCACCTACCGCAGCTAATTATACGACGGCAGTCCAAAAGTTGTACGGCGAGCAGGCAGAAAAGGTCTTGAAGGAATATTCGGCCTCGTCGGATGAGGAAGTGGAGCAGGTGGCGACGGACTTGGCTGGCGACCGTTTTATTGGTTTTGGTACGTGGAAATGGATTGATCTTCAAAGTAAAACCGGCGGGGGCAAACCAGTTTACCGCTACCTGTACGGTCGTCCGCGTCCGGCTATGAATGCCGAAGCAGGGAATGTGACTGCGAACCTGGCAGGCGGCGTTTCCAAAAACACGGATGCCGCTGCTCCAAAAGCCCCGCTGCCCAAAGGGGCTGTCCACTCGGCCGAAATTGAATACGCCATGGGCAATTTGTCGTATAATAAAGTTTATGCCTGGACGCCTGAGGACCAGAAGGTATCTGCGACCATGCAGGAGTATTTTGCGAATTTTATCAAAACCCACAATCCGAATGGAAAAGGCCTGCCCGAATGGAAGCCGGTAAAAGCGGAGGGAGATGCACCTTATATGTACATTGATGTGGATACGAGGCTGGAAACAGACAAGCACAAAGGCCGCTATTTGCTGATGGATGAAATGGCTACGAAGAATTAG
- a CDS encoding antibiotic biosynthesis monooxygenase: MAIHVAITRKVLPGKEEEFKDALRHFLGDSFLHGGVHGAAMITALPGSDNREIGILRTFADQRERDAFYNSELFREWEAYASTLTEEPVYRELTGLEAWFRSPGAPPRWKMAAATLCGVYPTSLLLSYTLGPYIQGLHPTFRTLIVAGCMVAMLTWVVMPQITKMLKPWLSGNSKDSKAGQA, translated from the coding sequence ATGGCTATTCATGTAGCGATTACGCGTAAAGTACTTCCCGGGAAAGAAGAAGAGTTTAAAGATGCGCTCCGGCACTTTCTGGGCGACTCTTTTTTGCACGGCGGTGTACATGGAGCCGCCATGATCACAGCGCTGCCGGGAAGTGACAACCGTGAGATAGGGATATTACGGACGTTTGCAGACCAGCGTGAGCGGGATGCTTTCTACAACTCCGAACTTTTCAGGGAGTGGGAGGCTTATGCATCCACCCTGACCGAGGAGCCGGTCTATCGCGAACTTACCGGCCTGGAAGCCTGGTTTCGCTCACCCGGGGCTCCTCCGAGATGGAAAATGGCAGCTGCGACGCTTTGCGGGGTATATCCTACCAGCTTACTCCTGAGCTATACGCTTGGACCTTACATCCAGGGACTTCACCCTACATTCAGGACGCTGATTGTGGCCGGATGCATGGTGGCCATGCTGACCTGGGTTGTCATGCCGCAAATTACAAAGATGCTTAAACCCTGGCTTTCAGGAAATTCAAAAGATAGTAAGGCGGGCCAGGCTTAG
- a CDS encoding DUF2256 domain-containing protein has product MKKQHLPQKICAVCGRPFTWRKKWEKVWDEVKYCSDRCRKSKPAQHPL; this is encoded by the coding sequence ATGAAAAAGCAGCACCTGCCGCAGAAAATATGTGCCGTATGCGGCCGGCCATTTACCTGGCGGAAAAAGTGGGAGAAAGTTTGGGACGAAGTTAAATACTGCAGTGATCGCTGCCGCAAATCCAAACCGGCACAGCATCCGCTATAA
- a CDS encoding acyltransferase family protein produces the protein MNSINFIHVLRAFAAFLIVNSHSDKLFPAGLSALGTGGSIGNAIFFFTSGYTLSLGIRKKGYDYLPWLKKRIVRLYPSFLVFTLFSLVVLKEDYRWYDWLFFNGSWFLQAIVVYYIVFFPLIKYLDKYLGIILIVNYIAFACFFLFTYDHASWTIDFMDNPTRAHWIYYFMIMLLGAIVSKNDSIFSRVGKLHLQEQKVGWLALMPVLLISVIVFYIPKYLFTKLHFDGSIQFIYPVLLVIMTYAFYLMSLRVSAYLNTSASTSFNQKIIFVSYLTLDIYIVHFSIVHAIGDSSIMFPMNYIFAIVLIVLSSYILKKSSDRSLDFFSKDKSETSN, from the coding sequence ATGAATTCAATCAATTTTATTCATGTTTTGCGGGCATTTGCTGCATTTCTGATTGTTAATTCTCACTCAGACAAGCTCTTTCCCGCAGGATTATCCGCACTGGGTACAGGAGGCAGCATCGGAAATGCGATCTTTTTCTTTACCTCGGGCTATACGCTTTCGCTGGGAATCAGAAAGAAAGGCTATGATTATCTTCCCTGGCTCAAAAAGCGGATTGTGCGTCTTTATCCCAGCTTTCTGGTGTTTACCCTGTTTTCACTGGTTGTCCTGAAAGAGGATTACCGCTGGTATGATTGGTTGTTTTTTAACGGATCGTGGTTTTTGCAGGCGATTGTAGTTTATTACATTGTCTTTTTTCCCCTGATCAAGTACCTCGATAAATACCTGGGTATCATTTTGATCGTCAACTATATTGCCTTCGCCTGTTTTTTCCTGTTTACTTACGATCATGCCAGCTGGACCATCGATTTCATGGATAATCCAACCAGGGCTCACTGGATTTACTACTTTATGATCATGCTGCTCGGGGCAATTGTGTCTAAAAATGACAGTATCTTCAGCCGGGTTGGAAAACTCCATTTACAAGAGCAGAAAGTAGGCTGGCTTGCATTGATGCCCGTTCTGCTGATCAGCGTAATTGTTTTTTACATTCCCAAATACCTGTTTACCAAGCTCCACTTCGACGGTTCGATTCAGTTTATATATCCGGTACTGCTCGTCATCATGACATATGCATTTTACCTGATGTCACTGCGGGTAAGCGCTTACCTGAATACCAGTGCTTCCACGTCTTTCAATCAGAAAATCATATTCGTTTCTTACCTGACACTGGACATATACATTGTACATTTCTCTATCGTCCACGCTATCGGGGATTCCAGTATTATGTTCCCTATGAATTATATATTCGCGATTGTGCTGATCGTATTATCCTCTTACATTCTCAAGAAATCGTCGGACAGGTCGCTGGATTTCTTTTCGAAAGACAAATCTGAAACCAGTAATTAA
- a CDS encoding SDR family oxidoreductase, translating into MWQTAKAGKIGAFQDFKILKIGLDEDFWSEDRILQKSIYKLQIMNVSNNKILITGGASGIGLGLAERFIQENNTVIICGRREDALREAAAKFPQLIIKQCDLSIEAERIALFNWVTENHSDLNVLVNNAGIQNWVNIAQDDFFEKAQQEVGINILAPLHLTELFLKLKSLTTIMNVTSGLAFVPFSKVAVYSATKAFFRSFTLSLRHQLKESGIEVVEIIPPALNTELGGKGLHNTAPPVSDFIESIFEQLKNGSNELTFGTSEGRAKANNETIAEYFSRLNP; encoded by the coding sequence ATGTGGCAGACTGCAAAAGCAGGAAAAATCGGAGCATTTCAGGATTTTAAAATCCTGAAAATCGGTTTGGATGAAGACTTCTGGTCAGAAGATCGTATTCTGCAAAAATCTATTTACAAGCTTCAAATTATGAATGTATCCAATAACAAGATCCTGATTACGGGCGGGGCCAGCGGTATCGGGCTGGGACTGGCTGAGCGGTTTATCCAGGAAAATAATACGGTGATCATTTGCGGCAGGCGCGAGGATGCGCTCCGTGAAGCTGCCGCTAAGTTTCCGCAGCTGATCATCAAGCAATGCGATTTGTCTATCGAGGCTGAGCGGATTGCACTTTTTAACTGGGTGACCGAAAATCACAGCGACCTCAATGTGCTCGTCAACAATGCCGGCATACAAAACTGGGTGAATATCGCGCAGGACGATTTTTTTGAGAAGGCACAGCAGGAGGTTGGGATCAACATCCTCGCGCCGCTGCACCTTACCGAGCTGTTCCTGAAACTGAAATCCCTCACGACCATCATGAACGTCACTTCCGGGCTTGCGTTCGTTCCGTTTTCGAAGGTGGCGGTTTACAGCGCTACGAAGGCGTTTTTCCGCTCATTTACCTTATCACTGCGGCATCAGCTGAAAGAGTCGGGCATTGAGGTGGTGGAGATTATCCCTCCTGCATTGAACACCGAGCTGGGCGGAAAAGGCCTGCACAACACTGCGCCGCCGGTCAGCGACTTTATTGAGTCCATTTTTGAGCAGCTGAAAAATGGCAGCAACGAACTCACATTCGGGACCAGTGAAGGCAGGGCAAAAGCCAACAACGAAACGATTGCCGAATATTTTAGCAGGTTAAATCCCTGA
- a CDS encoding OmpA family protein: protein MKKSVIVVAFAFLFGCKSLNNTQKGTGIGVAGGAAAGAAVGKLAGNNTAIGALIGAAVGGSAGYLIGRHMDKQAEELKQAIPDATVERVGEGINLTFNSGLLFKLNSAELSNDAKQELNKVAGILAKYDDTQILLEGHTDDTGSDDYNMKLSKRRAKAVSSYLESQNLPSSRLNTKWYGEAQPKFANDSEANREKNRRVEVAIYANESMKKDAEKGDLK from the coding sequence GTGAAAAAAAGCGTAATAGTAGTAGCATTTGCATTTCTGTTTGGCTGTAAAAGCCTGAACAACACACAAAAAGGAACAGGTATCGGCGTAGCGGGCGGCGCTGCGGCCGGAGCTGCAGTGGGTAAGCTCGCAGGGAACAATACGGCCATCGGGGCGCTGATCGGGGCAGCTGTGGGCGGATCGGCGGGGTACCTCATTGGCCGGCACATGGACAAGCAGGCGGAGGAGCTGAAGCAGGCCATTCCCGATGCGACGGTGGAACGGGTAGGAGAGGGCATTAACCTGACATTCAATTCGGGCTTGCTTTTTAAGCTGAATTCGGCGGAACTCAGCAATGATGCAAAACAGGAGCTCAACAAAGTTGCGGGCATTCTGGCAAAGTACGACGATACGCAGATCCTGCTCGAAGGACATACGGATGATACCGGCTCTGACGATTACAATATGAAGCTATCCAAGCGCCGCGCCAAGGCAGTATCGTCTTATCTCGAATCACAGAATCTGCCTTCATCCAGGCTGAATACGAAATGGTACGGCGAAGCCCAGCCGAAGTTTGCAAATGACAGCGAGGCCAACCGTGAAAAAAACCGCCGCGTAGAAGTGGCGATTTATGCAAATGAAAGCATGAAGAAAGACGCAGAAAAAGGAGATCTGAAATAA
- a CDS encoding tetratricopeptide repeat protein: MMNTKTILLFTLLTPASLQAQQLITMSNKCFREVQAGNRQNSDGQYEEALATFTKILKDCSAKDAKEEGNVGLAVASNGLKQYESAVTAANNAIKVSKKKSVMAYYARSYAYDNLGRKEDARADLETITSLTKKNKNVKARAAMYARLAQLDFQLNKSAEADSNLTRAMEIDPENPAFYIQKGDMLVKAEQYDQAFNAYDKAVNLGKNDLEIYQIRTEARLKEMHQKYGTTDIKELSGRMTAQEKRNLCAESQKASELGLKNLQLDLLSSMICE, translated from the coding sequence ATGATGAATACGAAAACAATCCTACTTTTTACACTGCTGACGCCCGCATCCTTACAGGCCCAGCAGCTGATTACCATGTCCAACAAATGCTTCCGGGAAGTACAGGCCGGCAACAGGCAGAACAGCGATGGACAATATGAGGAGGCACTGGCCACTTTTACCAAAATACTTAAAGACTGCTCTGCGAAGGATGCCAAAGAAGAAGGAAATGTGGGCCTGGCAGTGGCTTCCAATGGTTTGAAACAGTACGAGTCTGCGGTGACAGCAGCCAACAATGCCATCAAGGTCAGCAAAAAGAAAAGTGTCATGGCCTACTATGCAAGGAGTTATGCTTACGATAACCTTGGCCGGAAAGAAGATGCCAGGGCTGACCTCGAAACCATTACCAGTCTTACAAAAAAGAACAAAAACGTAAAAGCACGGGCAGCCATGTACGCACGTCTTGCCCAGCTGGATTTTCAGCTTAACAAGTCGGCAGAAGCAGATTCAAACCTGACCAGAGCCATGGAGATCGATCCTGAAAATCCTGCTTTTTACATACAAAAAGGAGATATGCTTGTAAAAGCGGAACAGTACGACCAGGCATTCAATGCATACGATAAGGCTGTGAACCTGGGGAAAAACGATCTGGAAATATACCAGATCAGAACAGAGGCCCGTCTGAAAGAGATGCATCAGAAGTATGGGACTACGGACATCAAGGAGCTGTCGGGCAGGATGACTGCTCAGGAAAAGCGAAATCTTTGTGCAGAGTCACAGAAAGCCTCAGAACTTGGTCTGAAGAATTTGCAGCTTGACCTGCTGTCCAGCATGATTTGTGAATAA
- the dgoD gene encoding galactonate dehydratase: MKIKSYELFQVPPRWLFLKIETDEGIIGWGEPVIEGKAATVKAAVIELMETLIGKDPMDIEGHWNTMYRGGFYRGGPILMSAIAGIDQALWDIKGKFYNAPVYQLLGGKCRDKIKVYSWIGGDRPADVANAAKLSFQNGFKAIKMNGTDEMQYVDSYEKIDLVLARVGSIRDAVGYGLDIGVDFHGRLHKPMAKVLARELEQFRPMFIEEPVLPENNEALREIANLTSIPIATGERMFSRWQFKNLLTDGYADIIQPDLSHAGGITECKKILSMAEAFDVAAAPHCPLGPIALAACLQVDATCHNAFIQEQSLGIHYNQGSDLMDYLEDRTVFDYEGGFVKIPSGPGLGIQVDEAQVRKMAETGHNWKNPLWSHEDGSAAEW; the protein is encoded by the coding sequence ATGAAAATTAAAAGTTACGAGCTGTTCCAGGTGCCTCCGAGGTGGCTGTTCCTGAAAATTGAGACGGATGAAGGCATTATTGGCTGGGGTGAGCCCGTGATCGAGGGCAAAGCCGCAACCGTGAAAGCCGCCGTGATAGAATTAATGGAAACACTGATCGGTAAAGATCCGATGGACATTGAAGGGCATTGGAACACCATGTACCGGGGCGGGTTTTACCGCGGCGGGCCGATCCTGATGAGCGCCATAGCGGGCATTGACCAGGCATTATGGGATATCAAAGGCAAGTTTTACAATGCACCTGTTTACCAGCTTCTCGGAGGCAAATGCAGGGATAAGATCAAAGTATATTCCTGGATCGGCGGCGACCGGCCCGCGGATGTGGCCAATGCGGCAAAGCTGTCTTTTCAGAATGGTTTTAAAGCCATCAAAATGAATGGTACTGACGAAATGCAGTACGTGGATTCATACGAAAAAATAGACCTGGTGCTGGCGCGTGTAGGCTCGATCCGTGATGCGGTAGGTTATGGACTGGATATAGGGGTAGACTTTCACGGCAGGCTGCACAAACCGATGGCCAAGGTACTTGCCAGGGAATTGGAGCAATTCAGGCCGATGTTTATCGAGGAGCCCGTACTCCCCGAAAACAATGAGGCACTGCGCGAAATCGCCAACCTTACGAGCATTCCGATCGCAACTGGAGAAAGGATGTTCAGTCGCTGGCAATTTAAAAACCTGCTGACTGACGGCTATGCCGACATTATACAGCCGGACCTTTCACATGCCGGCGGGATTACAGAGTGCAAGAAAATCCTCTCGATGGCCGAGGCGTTTGATGTGGCTGCGGCGCCGCATTGTCCGCTCGGGCCTATTGCGCTGGCAGCCTGCCTGCAGGTGGATGCCACCTGCCACAATGCATTTATCCAGGAGCAAAGCCTGGGGATCCACTACAACCAGGGAAGCGACCTGATGGATTACCTGGAAGACCGGACGGTATTCGATTACGAGGGTGGATTTGTGAAAATACCCTCCGGTCCCGGACTCGGCATTCAGGTGGATGAGGCGCAGGTGCGGAAAATGGCGGAAACAGGGCATAACTGGAAAAACCCGCTGTGGTCGCACGAAGACGGCAGTGCCGCAGAGTGGTGA